Genomic window (Estrella lausannensis):
CATCGATCTCATAGGTCATCTGGTTGAGAATCACCGTGACCTTGCCGCTATTGCCGTCTTTGATGCGTTGGTAAAGAAGTCCCTTTTTTCCAAGGGTGTCTTCAATGCGAAACTGCGACCCGGGACTGTGAAGTTTACTCGCCCCTTTAAAAAGAGAGCCGGTGATGATCAGCAGCAGGGCGCCGCCCGAGAGAGCGATACCTAGGGCGCTCGGCAGCGAAAATTCAAATTCATGGGTTGCGGTCAACCCCATCCAGCCAAACATCATTAAAAACCCTGTGACGGCCTGCTTGGAAAGCCACTTGAATTGAAGGGTGTCGAACTCTCCGTTGCTGTCATCGGAGTGGCCGCCGCCAAAGGCGTTAAAAAGGAGCTGGATGAAGAACAGTCCGGTGCCGATGAAGGCCGCGACTAGAAAGAGGGTGTCGCCACTCGTGAGTAAGTTCAACTGTTGAATTCTATCGGACATAGTGCTTTTTTTGTTTTTAAACAATTGTATGTTAATTTCTTGTAAAGATCAATGTTAATTAGGTTTTTTACATAAAAGCAGTGTTGAGTCGATGATTTTAAAATAAAGTTAGCTGGTTAATTCTAGGGTTGAGCTTTAATCGTGGTTTAGTTAAGATACCTAATCATTAGGTATCTTGGGAATTCTGTGGCGAAGGAAAAAAAGACCAAATATGTACTGCTTGGCTTTTTGCTGACCGAGTCGCTGTCCGGCTATCAGCTGGGGAGACTCATCCGCGAGGCGACAAGCCACTTTTGGCAAGAGTCCGATGCGTCCATCTACCCTACGCTAAAAATTTTGGCGGAGGAGGGGCTCGTCAGTGTGGAAGAAGCTTTCGTCGGCAGGCGAAGGAAAGAAATTTTCACGATCACCGCTCAGGGGAGAGAGGCCTTTTTGGGGTGGTTTAAAAGAGAGCCTGAACCTGATATTCACCGGGAAGAGTTTTTGCTAAAACTCTTCTTTACCGATGACAAAACAGAAGCAGAAATGCAGAAGCACCGGGAAGAAAAACTGGCTAAAATGCGAGCTGCGCTCAAGCTCTTTGAGGAGACTGAGAAGATGTTGATCAAAGAGCTGCCGCATAAGCCCTATTGGCTGGAGACACTCCGAATAGGTCTTGCACACGTAGAGCTCGACATCGCACTTCTAACACAGCAAATTGAGAGGAGACGACAGTGCTGACGATCCTTGTGAAGACCCCCTTATTTGTGTGGCCGCTGCTGGCATTTTTAATATGGGGTGGGGTCAAATCGAGTAAGCCGCATAACCTGCCGGTAAAGACACTTTTAGCGCTTCCCCTAGGATTTTTCGTCTGGTCCCTCTCTACATTTTTAGGTCGATTTGGAGTGGAGGGCTCTTTCCTGCTGCTGTGGCTAACGGCCTTGGGATCGGGGTTTTCAATCGGCTACGCCTACATGCAGAAACTAAACGTGGAGTTTATCCACGAAAAGAAAACGGTGATGATGCCCGGGAGCTGGATGCCGCTGATTCTTTCCCTCTCGATTTTTTCCGCTAAATTCGCAGTCGGTATCGTGAGTAGTGTGATTCCTCAACCTGAAGGTTCCAATCTCCTTCTGTCCCTCGAGCTTTTCTCCGCCTTGATTTTGGGCATCTTTTTAGGCAGGGCAATCGGGTGTCTGATGCGCTTTAGAAGCCGCGCACCATCGGCTTAAAGAGTGCGCTGGTTCTCTCTTAATTTATTTTTCGTCCCCGGGTTCGGGGGGATTGATCACAAGCTTCATCTGCTGAGCCAGGGCAAGCAGTTCAGGTGACACCAAAAAAGTTTCAATGTGGATCGCTCTCAATTTGAGGCAACTGGTAAGAAACTTAAAATTCCCAATTTGGCGGCAGCCGGAGAGATCTAATTCAATGAGATCTTTGCAAAGAGAGAGGGGTGAAAAGTCTTTAATCGCTGAACATCCCAAAAGCTTGATCGAAATCAACTTCTCGCTATAACGCAGCGACCTCAAATTAGTGACATTGTTGCAGCCGCTGATATCCAAGTGAGTGATGTTGGG
Coding sequences:
- a CDS encoding PadR family transcriptional regulator; translation: MAKEKKTKYVLLGFLLTESLSGYQLGRLIREATSHFWQESDASIYPTLKILAEEGLVSVEEAFVGRRRKEIFTITAQGREAFLGWFKREPEPDIHREEFLLKLFFTDDKTEAEMQKHREEKLAKMRAALKLFEETEKMLIKELPHKPYWLETLRIGLAHVELDIALLTQQIERRRQC
- a CDS encoding DUF6622 family protein encodes the protein MLTILVKTPLFVWPLLAFLIWGGVKSSKPHNLPVKTLLALPLGFFVWSLSTFLGRFGVEGSFLLLWLTALGSGFSIGYAYMQKLNVEFIHEKKTVMMPGSWMPLILSLSIFSAKFAVGIVSSVIPQPEGSNLLLSLELFSALILGIFLGRAIGCLMRFRSRAPSA